The Thermocrinis ruber genome has a window encoding:
- the lptA gene encoding lipopolysaccharide transport periplasmic protein LptA, with protein MKSLLFLLILFIFAYSQPILAEADKMVYEKNSIVYIGNVKITKGNELLTADKVIIYLDENRKANSAEAEGKVFYMDGKRTAKADKAFYDFKKDIVQLVGNARIEEGPNFVEADEIVYYRKEERAIAISKNKRVRSFYVEEKEKK; from the coding sequence ATGAAAAGTCTACTTTTCCTGTTAATACTGTTTATTTTTGCTTACTCTCAGCCAATACTGGCAGAGGCTGATAAGATGGTCTATGAAAAGAACAGCATAGTTTACATAGGGAATGTTAAAATCACCAAGGGCAATGAGTTGCTTACCGCCGATAAAGTGATAATCTACTTGGATGAAAACAGAAAAGCAAACTCTGCAGAAGCGGAAGGTAAAGTTTTTTACATGGACGGAAAAAGGACTGCAAAAGCAGATAAAGCGTTCTATGACTTCAAAAAGGATATTGTACAACTTGTAGGCAACGCAAGGATAGAAGAGGGACCCAACTTTGTGGAGGCAGACGAGATCGTCTATTACAGAAAGGAGGAAAGGGCTATAGCTATAAGCAAAAACAAAAGGGTTAGAAGCTTTTATGTGGAAGAGAAGGAGAAAAAATGA
- a CDS encoding lytic transglycosylase domain-containing protein gives MRIEWGDLPLKTTRAWHIQSERESFEKVLEEVSSVKNTTNISALVEKASLKYGIPKEILMAIISVESGFNPRAYNKNKDGTEDRGLMQVNYQHNLSLMKEYGITDPEQLYDPELNIEIGARILYENYKRFGNWIMAIKAYNGLKADNWDYVRKVLSKVSEFRRSY, from the coding sequence GTGAGAATAGAGTGGGGTGATCTACCCTTAAAGACCACAAGGGCATGGCATATACAGAGTGAAAGGGAAAGCTTTGAGAAGGTTCTGGAGGAGGTTTCTTCTGTTAAAAACACGACGAACATTTCTGCATTGGTGGAAAAGGCTTCATTAAAGTACGGGATACCCAAGGAAATACTCATGGCTATAATAAGCGTGGAGAGCGGGTTTAATCCAAGGGCTTACAACAAGAATAAGGATGGCACCGAGGACAGAGGACTGATGCAAGTCAATTACCAGCATAATTTAAGTTTGATGAAGGAGTATGGAATCACAGACCCGGAACAGCTTTATGATCCAGAGCTAAACATAGAGATTGGGGCAAGGATCCTTTACGAGAATTACAAAAGGTTTGGCAACTGGATTATGGCAATTAAAGCCTACAATGGTTTAAAGGCGGACAACTGGGATTACGTGAGGAAGGTTTTGAGCAAGGTCTCAGAATTTAGGCGTTCTTATTGA
- a CDS encoding L-threonylcarbamoyladenylate synthase, whose protein sequence is MQVVSTKDIDKVVQVLREGGIVCALTDTIYGLLADAGNRKAVERLYEFRRPSGRPFIVLIPKVEDALNFDILMPELGFALLSLGITVIFQKRTTIPTYLTRWRKSIALRVPIQGTFITKLMKKFGGPLVAPSANPEGMPPARDVKEAMDYFGDKVDLYVRGAKLEGKPSTIVKFVSHKTIKIIREGNVPKEKVLQIVRLYQEKGDLVLSDTLPFFSEPLL, encoded by the coding sequence ATGCAAGTGGTAAGCACAAAGGATATAGACAAAGTGGTTCAGGTACTAAGGGAAGGTGGCATTGTCTGTGCGCTCACTGATACCATTTACGGGCTTCTGGCGGACGCGGGCAACAGAAAGGCGGTGGAAAGGCTTTACGAGTTCAGAAGGCCCTCCGGCAGACCCTTTATAGTACTAATTCCTAAGGTGGAGGATGCCCTGAACTTTGACATACTCATGCCAGAGCTCGGCTTTGCGCTCCTCAGCTTGGGTATAACGGTTATCTTCCAAAAGAGGACCACCATACCCACCTACCTGACCCGATGGAGAAAAAGCATAGCACTGCGGGTTCCAATCCAGGGCACCTTTATAACAAAGCTTATGAAAAAGTTCGGCGGACCTCTGGTAGCACCCAGTGCAAACCCAGAAGGTATGCCCCCCGCAAGGGATGTAAAGGAGGCCATGGATTACTTTGGAGATAAGGTAGACCTATATGTGAGAGGGGCAAAGCTTGAGGGCAAGCCCTCCACAATTGTAAAGTTTGTCAGCCATAAAACCATAAAGATCATAAGGGAGGGCAATGTACCAAAGGAAAAGGTCCTTCAAATAGTGCGCCTTTATCAGGAGAAGGGAGATCTTGTGCTCTCAGACACCCTTCCTTTTTTCTCTGAGCCTCTCCTTTAG
- a CDS encoding DUF420 domain-containing protein, which yields MGYSLLNYLSLITIGISGLSILAGLFFIKKGKREIHKFFMINASIFALVFVLLYVLKSILYPPQPYTGPYRGLFFFILWTHTILAIVNFPLAVITIRYAFKNMFEKHRKIAPITAFVWLYVAITGWLIYFFMQWLNKNA from the coding sequence ATGGGCTATTCACTTTTAAACTACCTCAGCTTGATCACCATAGGCATAAGCGGTCTTTCCATATTGGCTGGACTGTTCTTCATCAAAAAGGGCAAGAGAGAAATCCACAAATTTTTCATGATCAACGCCTCCATCTTTGCTTTGGTATTTGTCTTACTCTATGTGCTGAAAAGCATCCTTTACCCTCCACAGCCTTACACTGGACCCTACAGAGGGCTCTTCTTCTTCATACTATGGACGCATACCATTTTAGCCATAGTGAATTTCCCCCTTGCGGTTATTACCATAAGGTATGCCTTTAAAAACATGTTTGAAAAGCATAGAAAAATCGCACCAATAACCGCCTTTGTTTGGCTTTATGTTGCCATAACTGGCTGGCTTATATACTTCTTCATGCAATGGCTCAATAAGAACGCCTAA
- a CDS encoding KdsC family phosphatase, whose translation MKRKDLKPIAKRIKLFLMDVDGVLTDGRLYYTERGEEIKVFDVRDGLGIKLLQRSGIEVGVISGRSSKALLKRLEELGIEEVHTGRNDKLEVLEKILKEKNLKAEEVAYVGDDYLDVPVLKVVGFPATVKDAPPLVKRYALYVSKREGGRGAVREIAEFLLNLRGELKGLLEGYL comes from the coding sequence ATGAAAAGAAAAGACTTAAAACCAATCGCCAAAAGGATAAAACTCTTTTTGATGGATGTGGACGGGGTGCTCACCGATGGAAGGCTATACTACACAGAAAGGGGCGAAGAGATAAAGGTTTTTGACGTTAGGGATGGCTTGGGGATAAAACTACTGCAAAGGTCAGGCATTGAGGTGGGAGTTATCTCCGGGCGCTCTTCAAAAGCCCTGCTTAAAAGGCTTGAAGAACTTGGCATTGAAGAGGTTCATACGGGCAGGAACGATAAGCTGGAGGTTTTAGAGAAAATTCTCAAGGAAAAGAACTTAAAGGCGGAGGAGGTTGCTTACGTGGGAGATGATTACCTGGATGTGCCAGTTTTAAAGGTGGTGGGTTTTCCCGCTACCGTAAAGGATGCACCGCCTTTGGTAAAGAGGTATGCCCTTTATGTATCAAAGAGGGAAGGGGGAAGGGGTGCAGTCAGGGAAATTGCGGAGTTTTTGCTAAATTTGAGGGGAGAGTTAAAGGGACTTTTGGAGGGCTATCTATGA
- the miaB gene encoding tRNA (N6-isopentenyl adenosine(37)-C2)-methylthiotransferase MiaB codes for MKFYIKTFGCQMNFNDSERIKGILKSLGYEQARSYEEADIILLNTCTIREKPDQKVYSHLGEYKKVKEKNPKAIIGVCGCLAQRMGAELVNKAPVIDLMFSSFNIHQLPQLIQQAQAGYKAIAILEEPPEDEDKLWEYPTVRDNQYCAYVTVMKGCDKNCTYCVVPKTRGRQRSRSLQSILSEVKALVEDGVKEIHLLGQNVTAWGQDIGMHFADLLYEVAQVEGVQRIRFTTGHPKDMDERIAKAMGEIPTVCPHVHLPFQAGSNRILALMDRGYTKEEYLEKIQMLREYKKGITFSTDVIVGFPTETEEDFEHTLDLLEKVRFEQVFSFKFSPRPGTPAYSMEGQVPDDVKTQRMARLLNLQKKILSEIAKEYEGTIQEVLLESYENGKLVGRTLTNRWATLQGPEELLGKTVLVRVEKANPYNLECSLVSVLS; via the coding sequence ATGAAGTTCTACATAAAGACCTTTGGCTGTCAGATGAACTTTAACGACTCGGAGAGGATAAAGGGTATTTTAAAGAGCCTGGGCTACGAGCAGGCCCGAAGCTACGAAGAGGCAGACATCATCCTTTTGAACACCTGCACCATCCGAGAAAAGCCCGACCAAAAGGTTTATTCTCACTTGGGAGAATACAAGAAGGTAAAGGAAAAGAACCCTAAGGCAATCATAGGTGTGTGTGGATGCTTAGCCCAACGGATGGGTGCGGAGCTTGTCAATAAGGCACCGGTGATAGACCTGATGTTCTCTTCTTTTAACATCCATCAACTGCCCCAACTTATCCAGCAAGCACAGGCAGGCTACAAAGCCATAGCCATCCTGGAGGAACCTCCAGAGGATGAGGACAAGCTTTGGGAGTATCCAACCGTCAGAGATAACCAATACTGCGCCTACGTAACGGTTATGAAAGGATGTGACAAAAATTGTACTTACTGCGTGGTGCCAAAGACCCGTGGAAGACAAAGATCAAGGAGCCTACAGAGCATTCTCTCTGAAGTCAAAGCCCTGGTGGAGGATGGAGTAAAAGAGATCCATCTACTGGGGCAGAATGTGACCGCATGGGGACAAGACATTGGCATGCACTTTGCAGACCTTCTTTACGAAGTGGCCCAAGTGGAAGGCGTCCAAAGGATAAGGTTTACCACAGGACATCCTAAAGATATGGATGAGAGAATTGCGAAAGCAATGGGAGAAATACCAACCGTTTGCCCCCATGTGCATCTTCCCTTCCAAGCTGGCTCCAACAGGATCTTAGCCCTAATGGACAGAGGCTACACAAAGGAGGAGTATTTGGAAAAAATCCAAATGCTGAGGGAGTATAAAAAGGGTATAACCTTCTCCACAGACGTTATCGTGGGCTTTCCCACTGAAACAGAGGAAGACTTTGAGCACACCCTTGACCTTTTGGAAAAGGTACGTTTTGAGCAGGTCTTTTCCTTTAAGTTCTCTCCAAGACCGGGCACGCCCGCCTACTCTATGGAAGGACAGGTGCCGGATGATGTAAAAACCCAAAGAATGGCAAGGCTGTTGAACCTGCAAAAGAAAATACTATCCGAGATCGCCAAAGAATACGAGGGCACCATTCAGGAGGTGCTTCTGGAAAGCTACGAAAACGGAAAATTGGTGGGCAGAACTCTAACCAACAGGTGGGCTACACTTCAAGGTCCAGAGGAGCTTTTGGGCAAAACTGTGTTGGTACGAGTTGAAAAGGCAAATCCATACAATTTGGAATGCTCCTTGGTTTCAGTCCTTTCTTAG
- a CDS encoding Fur family transcriptional regulator encodes MQGDLENLKRDFERFLKSRGGKITKGRFEIIDMIANYGTHFEIEDLVRWISSRNKNVASRSTIYRTVRLLQEFGAIREVIKLNNRTIYEFVVGKQHHEHLICVECGKIIEFNKEEIEQLQEKVCEEYDFTPINHRLEIFGICSDCKEKRRENRVG; translated from the coding sequence ATGCAGGGGGACTTGGAGAACCTAAAGAGGGACTTTGAGAGGTTTTTGAAAAGCAGGGGTGGGAAGATAACAAAAGGGCGTTTTGAGATAATTGATATGATCGCCAACTACGGCACGCATTTTGAGATAGAGGACTTGGTCCGATGGATCTCTTCCCGAAACAAAAACGTGGCATCACGGTCCACCATATACAGGACGGTCCGATTACTACAGGAGTTTGGGGCTATAAGGGAGGTCATAAAGCTAAACAACAGGACAATCTATGAGTTTGTGGTAGGAAAGCAACATCACGAACATCTGATATGCGTTGAGTGTGGCAAGATCATAGAGTTCAACAAAGAGGAAATAGAACAACTGCAGGAAAAAGTTTGCGAAGAATACGACTTTACGCCCATAAATCATCGCCTTGAAATATTTGGCATCTGCAGTGATTGTAAGGAGAAGCGTCGTGAGAATAGAGTGGGGTGA
- a CDS encoding HU family DNA-binding protein: protein MNKSQLIDKVSKEFNLDRASAKQLVECILESMVEVLMSGKRIEMRGFGVLKLKKLKGTFVKNPRNGIEFFVGERYTVRFKPSKRLLERLNEKA, encoded by the coding sequence ATGAACAAAAGCCAGCTTATAGACAAAGTTTCAAAGGAGTTTAACTTGGATAGGGCAAGCGCAAAACAGCTTGTGGAGTGCATTTTAGAAAGCATGGTGGAAGTTCTAATGAGTGGTAAGAGAATAGAAATGAGGGGCTTTGGGGTTCTCAAACTGAAAAAACTAAAGGGCACCTTTGTGAAGAACCCAAGGAATGGGATAGAGTTTTTTGTAGGAGAGAGATACACCGTTAGGTTTAAACCCTCAAAAAGGCTCTTGGAAAGGCTCAATGAGAAGGCTTAA
- a CDS encoding geranylgeranyl reductase family protein, whose translation MRRLKCEFLVVGGGPAGSTTAYKLAKGGAKVLVVDFKRKIGTPVQCAEFVPIQLYHQFKEFFDEEAIAQRVNKMVHFTPWGEMVSMDSPGFVLNREIFDYKIHLLALQNGAEYMLRTRFLALEGKYALLENIDTRERLVVEFGLLIGADGPRSRVSILTGEHTKDFLTTAQITAPLKVPVEDLLIFFKDYIPGGYGWLFPKGSTANVGVGLDPSFGINVMDALKRFFTEVVAEGFVENKILKRTGGWIPAEGLLKVVRDRVMLVGDAAGFCHPITGGGIANAVLSGSMCADAILEGSPEDFEELSEDIFGETLRRASLKRKKYMKEWNALEDRIKKTWIAFKEYWED comes from the coding sequence ATGAGAAGGCTTAAGTGTGAATTTTTAGTGGTAGGTGGAGGACCGGCAGGATCAACCACTGCCTACAAGCTGGCAAAGGGGGGTGCAAAGGTTTTGGTGGTGGATTTCAAGAGAAAAATAGGTACGCCCGTTCAGTGTGCGGAGTTCGTTCCCATACAGCTCTATCATCAATTTAAAGAGTTCTTTGACGAGGAAGCCATAGCCCAAAGGGTAAATAAGATGGTGCATTTTACTCCCTGGGGGGAAATGGTCTCCATGGACTCTCCGGGCTTTGTTCTAAACAGGGAAATTTTTGATTACAAAATACACCTTTTAGCCCTCCAGAACGGTGCGGAGTATATGCTCAGAACCCGGTTTTTGGCCCTAGAAGGAAAGTATGCCCTACTGGAGAACATAGACACAAGGGAAAGGCTTGTGGTGGAGTTTGGGCTTTTGATAGGTGCGGATGGACCACGCTCAAGGGTAAGCATCCTAACGGGAGAACATACCAAAGACTTTTTAACCACTGCCCAGATCACTGCGCCTTTGAAGGTTCCTGTGGAAGACCTTCTCATCTTCTTTAAGGACTACATACCCGGGGGCTATGGATGGCTCTTTCCAAAGGGCTCTACTGCCAACGTGGGAGTGGGCTTGGACCCAAGCTTTGGAATAAATGTGATGGACGCTTTGAAGAGGTTCTTTACAGAGGTTGTGGCAGAGGGTTTTGTGGAGAATAAAATCCTTAAGAGAACGGGTGGATGGATCCCTGCAGAGGGACTTTTAAAGGTGGTCCGAGACAGGGTTATGTTGGTGGGTGATGCGGCAGGATTTTGCCATCCCATAACAGGGGGTGGCATAGCAAACGCAGTGCTCTCTGGAAGCATGTGCGCAGATGCCATCTTGGAAGGTTCTCCGGAGGATTTTGAAGAGCTATCAGAAGACATCTTTGGCGAAACCCTCAGAAGGGCAAGCTTAAAGAGGAAGAAATATATGAAAGAATGGAATGCCTTGGAGGATAGGATAAAAAAGACTTGGATTGCTTTTAAGGAGTATTGGGAGGATTAA
- a CDS encoding ABC transporter permease has translation MNLLIKLALRYLLSVRGSTLVISLIAFVGISLSVSAVLLTMGAFSGFQKALKEKILSTTPHIIVSLLNDDFVVKEDELRKLPEIKKIEYVILYSGVISKEGRVHAVSVKGLRNLKGEGILVGEGLADVLGIEKGQEVVLISPLGVRTPLGFVPKVGQFKVAGFIKTGAMHQDYFTVAMPVEEAEKFFGDSWQMKGYEIYLKDPYQAQEVKKKVENIFGFSAIVRSWIDLNQQLFNALQLEKVAIFFVLLLMTTLSSFNITSLLFLKVRDKVRDIAVLRTYGFKRKDIMLTFLLQGIILGLGGAFFGITLALVGQFLINQYKLIRVPADVYLMDHIPCAIEPTDLAITFFVALFISLMASLAPSYRASKLSVVEILRKD, from the coding sequence ATGAACCTGTTGATCAAGCTTGCCCTCAGATATCTTTTAAGCGTTAGGGGTTCTACTCTTGTAATATCCCTAATAGCTTTTGTGGGAATATCACTAAGTGTAAGCGCGGTGCTTCTTACGATGGGTGCCTTCTCGGGTTTTCAAAAAGCTCTCAAGGAGAAAATTTTGTCTACTACGCCTCATATTATAGTTAGCCTACTCAACGATGACTTTGTAGTAAAAGAGGACGAGCTCAGAAAACTGCCCGAGATAAAAAAGATAGAATATGTGATCCTATACAGTGGAGTGATTTCAAAGGAGGGGAGGGTGCATGCGGTCAGTGTTAAGGGATTAAGAAACTTAAAAGGAGAGGGCATCCTTGTAGGAGAGGGTCTTGCGGACGTTCTTGGTATAGAAAAGGGTCAGGAGGTCGTCTTAATCTCTCCCCTTGGTGTTAGAACTCCGTTGGGCTTTGTGCCAAAGGTGGGGCAGTTCAAGGTAGCCGGGTTTATAAAAACGGGTGCCATGCATCAGGACTATTTTACGGTGGCAATGCCGGTAGAAGAGGCGGAAAAGTTCTTTGGAGACAGCTGGCAGATGAAGGGCTATGAAATATACCTAAAAGACCCATACCAGGCCCAGGAGGTAAAAAAGAAAGTGGAGAATATCTTTGGCTTTTCTGCCATTGTGCGTTCATGGATAGACCTGAACCAACAGCTCTTTAACGCCCTGCAGTTGGAAAAGGTTGCCATCTTTTTTGTGCTTTTGCTTATGACCACCCTGTCCTCTTTTAACATCACAAGCTTGCTATTTCTAAAGGTAAGGGACAAGGTAAGGGACATAGCGGTCTTAAGAACCTACGGCTTTAAGAGAAAGGATATTATGCTGACGTTTTTGTTGCAAGGTATTATATTGGGCCTGGGTGGTGCCTTCTTTGGTATAACTTTAGCTTTGGTAGGGCAGTTTCTGATAAATCAGTACAAGCTAATAAGGGTGCCCGCGGATGTGTATTTAATGGACCACATTCCCTGTGCCATAGAGCCCACAGATCTGGCAATTACCTTTTTTGTAGCCCTCTTTATATCCCTGATGGCGAGCCTTGCTCCCTCTTACAGGGCAAGCAAGCTAAGCGTGGTGGAAATTCTAAGAAAGGACTGA
- the lptC gene encoding LPS export ABC transporter periplasmic protein LptC — MTKIILLSLLLIFMAYLGNRWVNSYEVIQKPTKEVSLLEGVEVKVFGGKGEEWQIYGSRARLEDSKIFMEDILLQSGETTLTAKSGSIDRDTGEGYLEGNVVLQTKEGVFKTDRAELKLKEGLAYGEGKVVFEDGRNVVEGVGWQVEFKPTRVIINQAKVKLQ; from the coding sequence ATGACAAAGATTATTCTTCTTTCACTGCTTTTGATTTTTATGGCATACCTTGGCAACCGATGGGTCAATTCCTACGAAGTGATCCAAAAGCCTACAAAAGAGGTGAGCCTTTTGGAAGGAGTTGAGGTTAAAGTCTTTGGTGGAAAGGGGGAGGAGTGGCAAATTTATGGAAGTAGGGCAAGGCTTGAGGACAGCAAGATTTTTATGGAAGATATATTGCTCCAATCGGGGGAAACCACCTTAACCGCAAAGAGTGGTTCCATAGATAGGGACACGGGCGAAGGTTACTTAGAAGGAAACGTGGTTTTGCAAACAAAAGAGGGAGTCTTTAAAACAGACAGGGCGGAGTTAAAGCTAAAGGAGGGGCTTGCCTACGGAGAGGGAAAGGTGGTCTTTGAAGATGGGCGCAACGTGGTGGAAGGGGTAGGATGGCAAGTGGAGTTTAAGCCCACAAGGGTTATAATAAATCAAGCTAAGGTTAAACTGCAATGA
- the secA gene encoding preprotein translocase subunit SecA translates to MIDWLLKKIIGTKNEREVKRLRKFVEKINQKEKELDGLSNKELVSLSKELFYKVSQNEELKDQITKGRITEEVILAFALVREAGKRTIGLRFFDVQLLGGLVLHEGKIAEMKTGEGKTLVATSAAYANALTDRGVHVVTVNDYLARRDAQWMGPIYKFLGLEVGVINSDYSSYRVEWVDEELAQRAIEEDWRVWPKGYFEELLPSEMVNVSAKKAFFTKLEPCDRRSAYQAHITYGTNNEFGFDYLRDNMAFSLEEIVQVKDHHYAIVDEVDSILIDEARVPLIISGPSQMDTSIYYKADQAVRQLRRDEDYVVDEKNRTVQLTEKGIRKLEEFLGIENLYDLKHIDLLHAINQAIRAHELFKRDVHYIVKDGEVLIVDEFTGRILPGRRWSDGLHQAIEVKEGVPVQQENQTLASITFQNYFRLYQKLAGMTGTAETEALEFKEIYGLDVIVVPTHKPMRRKDLPDMVFKTKKEKWDAVVKLIEEEHKKGRPILVGTISIEDSEHLSKLLEKRKIPHNVLNAKHHEKEAEIIAQAGRLGAVTISTNMAGRGTDILLGGNPEYLAKEILRKKGKIPETATQEEWKQALEEAYRITEEEKKKVIELGGLLVIGTERHESRRIDNQLRGRAGRQGDPGESRFILSLEDDLLRLFGGDRVKKMMEFLKIPEGEPIESRMVTKAIENAQKRIEAQNFQIRKRLLEYDNVANIQRQAVYSMRRDLLEGKDLEEYLKEWTEDLLNQKIAELLPEEEPELWDLKPLQDYLRELAGRDINIPKVRDKEELLEVLVSEVLKILEEKKEQWGEALFKEILKTIALSNLDHLWREHLHILDRLREGIYLRGYAARDPLVEYKKEAFLLFENMLFTLKERVLQDLIRVQIASQEEVEEQVRKEEEERERLLKSAIFSGAEGKADKPKRKTLKERLREKRKGV, encoded by the coding sequence ATGATAGATTGGCTTTTAAAGAAGATCATCGGCACGAAAAACGAAAGGGAAGTAAAGCGCCTAAGAAAGTTTGTGGAGAAGATCAACCAGAAGGAAAAGGAGTTGGATGGGCTTTCCAACAAGGAGCTTGTCTCCCTCTCAAAGGAACTCTTTTACAAAGTGTCCCAGAATGAAGAGTTAAAGGACCAGATCACCAAGGGAAGGATAACCGAAGAGGTGATCCTTGCCTTTGCCTTGGTGAGGGAGGCGGGAAAGAGGACCATCGGGCTAAGGTTCTTTGATGTGCAACTTTTGGGTGGGCTTGTCCTTCATGAGGGTAAGATCGCAGAGATGAAAACGGGAGAAGGAAAGACCTTGGTGGCAACCTCCGCCGCCTATGCCAACGCATTAACGGACAGAGGAGTCCACGTGGTGACGGTTAACGACTACTTGGCAAGAAGGGACGCCCAGTGGATGGGTCCCATATACAAGTTTTTGGGCTTAGAAGTAGGCGTAATAAACTCCGATTACAGCTCCTACCGGGTGGAGTGGGTGGATGAGGAGCTCGCTCAAAGGGCAATAGAGGAAGACTGGAGGGTTTGGCCCAAGGGCTACTTTGAAGAACTTTTGCCCTCCGAAATGGTAAACGTGTCCGCCAAGAAAGCCTTCTTTACAAAACTGGAGCCTTGCGACAGAAGGTCAGCCTATCAAGCCCACATAACTTATGGCACCAACAACGAATTCGGCTTTGATTATTTGCGGGATAATATGGCTTTCAGCCTTGAGGAAATCGTCCAAGTAAAAGACCATCACTACGCCATAGTGGACGAGGTGGATTCCATCCTCATAGATGAGGCAAGGGTGCCTCTTATCATCTCTGGTCCCTCCCAGATGGATACCTCTATCTATTACAAGGCGGACCAAGCTGTAAGACAGCTACGGAGAGACGAAGACTACGTGGTGGATGAAAAGAACAGAACGGTACAACTTACAGAGAAGGGCATAAGAAAGCTTGAGGAGTTCTTGGGTATTGAAAACCTCTATGACCTTAAACATATAGACCTTCTGCATGCTATAAACCAAGCCATCAGGGCACACGAGCTTTTCAAAAGGGATGTGCATTACATAGTTAAGGATGGCGAGGTTTTGATAGTGGATGAATTCACCGGAAGGATACTGCCGGGTAGGAGGTGGTCCGACGGGCTCCACCAAGCCATAGAGGTAAAGGAAGGTGTTCCTGTCCAGCAGGAAAACCAGACCTTAGCAAGCATAACCTTCCAAAACTACTTTAGGCTCTATCAAAAGTTGGCGGGTATGACGGGCACCGCCGAAACGGAAGCCTTAGAGTTCAAAGAGATCTACGGGCTTGATGTAATCGTAGTTCCCACCCACAAACCCATGCGTAGAAAGGACCTGCCCGATATGGTCTTTAAGACAAAAAAGGAAAAGTGGGATGCGGTGGTTAAGCTGATAGAGGAAGAGCACAAGAAGGGAAGACCTATCCTTGTGGGCACCATCTCCATAGAGGACTCAGAGCATCTTTCCAAGCTCCTTGAGAAGAGAAAAATTCCTCACAATGTGTTGAACGCCAAACATCACGAAAAGGAGGCGGAGATCATAGCCCAGGCGGGAAGGTTAGGAGCAGTTACCATCTCCACCAACATGGCAGGAAGAGGAACGGACATACTTTTGGGCGGAAACCCTGAATACCTGGCAAAGGAGATCCTTAGGAAAAAGGGCAAGATACCCGAAACCGCCACCCAAGAGGAGTGGAAGCAAGCCTTAGAGGAAGCTTACAGGATAACAGAAGAGGAAAAGAAGAAGGTTATAGAACTGGGCGGACTTTTGGTCATTGGCACAGAAAGGCACGAATCAAGGAGGATTGACAACCAGCTGAGGGGTAGGGCGGGAAGACAAGGGGACCCCGGCGAATCCCGCTTTATCCTTTCCCTTGAGGACGACCTGCTCAGACTCTTTGGTGGAGACAGAGTAAAAAAGATGATGGAGTTTCTCAAAATTCCCGAAGGGGAGCCCATAGAAAGCAGGATGGTAACAAAAGCAATCGAGAACGCACAAAAGAGGATAGAAGCCCAGAACTTTCAGATAAGGAAGCGTCTCTTGGAATACGACAACGTAGCAAACATCCAAAGGCAAGCAGTGTACAGTATGCGAAGGGACCTACTGGAAGGCAAGGACTTGGAAGAATACCTAAAGGAATGGACAGAGGACCTCTTGAACCAAAAGATCGCAGAGCTTTTACCAGAGGAAGAGCCAGAGCTTTGGGACCTAAAACCTCTACAGGACTATCTGCGGGAGCTAGCAGGAAGGGATATAAACATTCCCAAGGTCAGGGATAAAGAAGAGCTCCTGGAAGTGCTCGTTTCGGAGGTTTTAAAAATCTTGGAGGAGAAAAAAGAACAGTGGGGAGAAGCCCTCTTTAAGGAAATTCTCAAAACCATTGCCCTTTCTAACCTGGACCACCTCTGGAGGGAACACCTTCACATCCTTGACAGACTCAGAGAGGGTATATACCTAAGGGGCTACGCTGCAAGGGACCCACTGGTAGAATACAAAAAGGAAGCCTTCCTGCTCTTTGAGAACATGCTCTTTACCCTAAAGGAAAGGGTTCTGCAGGATCTGATTAGAGTTCAGATCGCCTCCCAAGAGGAGGTGGAGGAGCAGGTAAGAAAGGAAGAGGAGGAGAGAGAAAGACTTTTAAAGTCAGCCATCTTTAGCGGTGCAGAAGGTAAGGCGGACAAACCCAAGAGAAAGACCCTAAAGGAGAGGCTCAGAGAAAAAAGGAAGGGTGTCTGA